In the Syntrophus gentianae genome, GTGATGGCTTCAATGACATTGACCAGCCGCCCCAGATTCTCGTTAAGGAAGATTTCCTTCAGCTGAGCGCTTTCCTTAAATATTTTAATAATATGATCTTCCATGGAAATCCTACGATCCAATCCTTCCCGCCATTCATCTCAGCGATTTCGGTGGTAATATATGAATCGACTCAAGGCATGTCAAGGGTGTGGGACCGGATAAATTCCAAGTTGGTTTCACGAGGATAGGAGAATGGAAAAGTGAAGGCAATATGAGAGAATAATGAAAACATATAGCCCCTGACTGAACCACCGCATGATGTGGTGATGGGTGGGAAATGCCCCTCTGGGGGATTACAGGGGGGGGGACAGGGAAAGATGCAAGGAGGGTGATGGCCACGCCTTCCGGGGCTGTGAGCGCGTCCCCTTGCCTATCAATTTCTTCCTGCAATGCAGCATCCCGTGATTCTTGTGAGAAGGTCAACAGGCCGGCGGGGACTGGAACTGAGAGCCCATTTTCTCTTTGCAGTCAAGCCTCCACAATATCTGCCGAGTAAATCGACCAGCCTTATAGACAGTCGTACTGCCTGCCATTTGACGCAAGGCATTGACGTCGCGTAGCGACGGCGCGCCAAACCACCGGTTATTCTTGCGACCGAATGGTGAGGGACTCTCACAGCCGACATGAAACGCCGCGGTCGCCGCATCCAGTTGCTCTATGAGCATCAGCCACTCCACTTCATCCGGTACGCAGCTCTCTGATCATCTCTGCAGGGCTTTGTCCAAAATAGCGCTTGAATTCGCGACTGAACTGGGAGGAGCTTTCATATCCCACCTTATCAGCCGCAATGTAGGTTTTCATGTTTTCCTGCACAATGAAATCCTTCGCCTTGCTCAGTCTGACTTTTTTCAGATACTGCATGGGAGAATCCGATGTGATCTCTTTAAACGCCCGATGAAATGCCGAGGTGCTCATGCGGGCCTTACTGGCTAATTGTTCCACATCAAGTTTTGCTGCATAGTCGCTTTGCATAACCTTCAACGCATGGGCCACCTGTGAAAAAGTTCCGCTATGCATCGCCAGTGAATAGAGTATCGGTGCCTGGGTTCCGCAAAGCGCCCGATAAAGAATTTCCCGCACAAGTCCGGGACCTAAAATTTGGGATTCCGTCTCTGACTGAAGACACGTGAGCAGCCTGGTTATTGCACCCTCCATATTCTCATCCAAGACGGCCGGGCCAATCCCGCGAGGCAAGCCCTTTTCGCTGCCATTGCCGATTTCTGGCTGAAGACCCAATCGGCCGATCAGATCATGAAGCTGGCTCATGTCGATGTCAATGTAGAGTCCCAGCAATGGTTCCTCAGGACTTGCAAAAGTTTCGCATTCGAACGGCATGGTCACCGAGATCACGAGGTAATGGTTCGCATCATATTGGAACGCCTGACCACCCTGGTAGCCGATTTTGTGACCTTGGGCGACGATGCAAATACCCGGATCATATACCACCGGCCTTCTGGCCATAGGCTGTGTCGATTTAAATAAACGCACCCCTTGGAGTCGCGATTCAGAAGCTCCGCCATCGGTTATCTGAAAACTTTTTAATAGGTTCGTCATTTGTGACATTTATGCGTTGTCCTTCTTTAGTTAGCTAACTTTAGATTATATTTATGGCAAAAAAGCAACATAAAATATAGACATGAGCAGAAATAGGCAACATTTTGAGAGGATCAGGTATTCCAAACCAGCCTGCCAAGAGTTACGATCCATTCAAACAAT is a window encoding:
- a CDS encoding AraC family transcriptional regulator; the encoded protein is MSQMTNLLKSFQITDGGASESRLQGVRLFKSTQPMARRPVVYDPGICIVAQGHKIGYQGGQAFQYDANHYLVISVTMPFECETFASPEEPLLGLYIDIDMSQLHDLIGRLGLQPEIGNGSEKGLPRGIGPAVLDENMEGAITRLLTCLQSETESQILGPGLVREILYRALCGTQAPILYSLAMHSGTFSQVAHALKVMQSDYAAKLDVEQLASKARMSTSAFHRAFKEITSDSPMQYLKKVRLSKAKDFIVQENMKTYIAADKVGYESSSQFSREFKRYFGQSPAEMIRELRTG